The following nucleotide sequence is from Melioribacteraceae bacterium.
TGCATGATCAGCATCCGAATGGGTAATCAACAAGTACTTGATATCATCTATACTGATATCATTATACTCTAATCCCCTAAGAATATAAGATTCAAAATAACCTGTATCAATTGCTATGTAAACCGAATCAATACGGATTAAGTACATACTGGAAAAAAGATCATTGATTACAATTACGTCATCCGTAATGCGTTCAGTAAGTCTTTCTTCAAAATTTAGCATTAGATAAAAATATATAATGAATGCAAGAAATGATGTTGCTATTAGTGCAGAAAGTACTAATAAAAATTTATATACTTTTTTTTGACTTTTCATTTATAACATTACTCTCATTTTTATTTAAAACGAGAATAAAATATCTGAATAAAATGATATAAATTAAGGATTGTAAAACCATACCGAATAAGACTATTTTAATGAAGGCAATCCCGTAGACAAACAAAATTCCCAGAATAATGAGTAAATATGTTAAAAGAAATGTAATGAGGAATGACTTCAAACGTAAATCAATGTATTCGGGTTTCTCTATTTTTTCTTTAGAAAGGCTTATGAAAGCGAGACCGAGAAATAATAAAACTCCTCCAAGTTCTTCAGTAAAATGATTTTCGATTATTGAGAAATATTTGGTCTCAAGGTAAGTAGAATAAAATGCAAATGTCTCTATATCAAAAAAGGAAGGTTTTTCATCGAAGTAAAATCTCAGTATTAATAAAAAAACTCCCGGTAGGATTAAAAGTAATCCCACCGGTTTAAATTTATGAGAAAGTAAAAGGTTACTTTGTAGCAAACGCTCTAATCTCATTCAAATTAATTAACTGAGTAAAGGTAAACTTTTGCAGATGAACCATCTTCCATAATAATTTCAACGAACACTAAACCATATTTATGGTTCAATCGATAAACAAAATTTCGAATACCGGGAACTCTAGAATCCTGCTCAACTTTAATAGTTTTGATATTGAAAAATCCATATGGAAAATCATCTTGGTCTGTTCTTTCTGTAACGGTTCTTGTAATTGTCTTACCATTTGAGGTAGATACTTTGTATTTATCACCGACCTTTGCATTATACTTTACAAGAGTATGAAGTTTACCGTCAACATTCATATTATCCTGCATACCCTCAGAAGTGACTTTAAACTGAACTGTAGTGTTGATTCTTCCTGATGCATCTTTCATGCTGGCCGGAATAAAATTATTGAAAACTGAAAGTCCCGGTACATTTCTTAAATCAGCTTTTACTTGCAAGGTTGCAACACCATTGTTATTACTTATTACCTCAAACTCACCACCAATATCATATGATTGATTATTGATTGTCACAGAACCGGTGCTAACAACATTACCAACCTGGCTAATTGGAACATTAGTATCACCGCCAAGTGAATTTGGGTCATCGTCAGATTCGGTTGTATCGCAAGAAATTATTAGGAGAGAAAACAAGAGGATGGTCAAAAGAACAAATATTTTTTTCATAGCTTGCTCCCATGAACAATTTATATTGAATGAATTAGAAATCTCACTCACAGGAACGGTAATGTGCAAACGCTAAATTGGTTGAGAGAAACGTAATCTTTTTTCTGAATAAAATCAAAACAGAGGTTTAAGTATGATAATATATAGAAGAAAATTTTTACTAATTTAATTCATGATCAAGATCAATCGAGGTTAACAATATAGCGGCAGAAAGCGAGAGGTTCTCAGAACATTTCTATTCAGGAAACCTCCGAGAAATATAAAAGAAATCAACGGTTTACAAATAAAACGATTGCGGAGAGAGTGGGATTCGAACCCACGGTACCCTTTTGAGGCACACTCACTTTCCAGGCGAGCCAGTTCAACCACTCCTGCACCTCTCCAAAAAGGAATACAAATATATTAATTACCTTTTTTATTATGAAATTATAAAGCAAAGTAGATGGATATTTTTTAATTTAGTAATTCAAAATCGGAAGGATGCCAGAGTGGTTGAATGGGGCGGTCTCGAAAACCGTTGATCTCTTTTAGGGATCCGAGAGTTCGAATCTCTCTCCTTCCGCTCTACTTCGCCCTTGGGCTTCGTAGAGCTTCGCTCTCCGGAATTTTAATGAAGGAGACGCTTTGCTTTGCGGAATTTGTATGAAAATCGTGTTTTGTTTCTAATCAAATTCAAAATTTGAATTCATCTGTTGATATCTATTGAATTAAGCTAATCCTCTCAAATTTAATTAGAGGTGACAAAATGTATTATGTTTACTTTCTCAAAAGTAGAATGTCTTCATTTCGTTATGTTGGATATACATCAAATATAGATCAACGTTTCAAAGAGCACAATTCTGGCATGAACAAATCAACAAAACCATATCTCCCTTTTGAATTGGATGCATTCGTTGCTGTTCAAACAAAATAAAAAGCTCAACAATTAGAACAGTACTTCAAAACTGGTTCAGGTATTGCTTTTGCCAGAAAGCGAATTTTAACCTACGAAGCCTTGGCGAAGTAGGTCTCTCTCCTTCCGCTGGTTAGTTATTCCGCGTTCTGTTTTTTTAGTGATCCCAGAACTCTAGCGAATAAATTACCAGGTAAAAAACCTCTAATCATCATGAACATTATATATTAATCTGAGCGAATATATTTTCAGTATTAGTATTGCAATTTATGAACTTCACTGAGAGTTGATTGGAGGTTAAACGTATTCAAATACTTTTCAAATAGGTTTCAGAGTATAAGTTGAGCGGATATTGACACCAGGTAGAGACCGGATGGAAGCGTTATTAAGTGAGGCAATAAATTGTTATTAGAGTAATATTCTTTTTAATTTTTTACTGTACCATTTAATATTTTTTCTTATTTTGTGTTTCAGTTATAACAATTAAGGTTGTTATGGATTATTTCCCCTTCTCATTCCCTATTATCGTTTTATTCGCAGTGCTTTACACATTCTTATCCTTCACTAATAAATTTTTAAACTACAATTTTTGCATAAATAACAGAATCTATTCCGTCCACTCCGGAGTTGCAAGTACAAACATAGTTCTGATTTATGAAAATTTTAAAAAGAAATCAACGGATGTTGGAGTTGCTGATTTTGCATCGCAAACATCTTGGTTAGAATAAATAGTTGTTGTTTTGTGTTAGTTATAAAGCTTCTATTATATTCATTTTTATGGGAGATATATGGCTAGACGAAAAACAAAAAATATTACTGGTATAACTCGAATAGATGGCTTACCAGTTCATGATGCCTACGTTGCATTTATTTGTATTAATTGTAAAGAATTAAATACAATTCATATTGGGGCACAACTTATTTCACCAAAGGATGCCTTTGAAAATGCACTTTGGAAATGTGAAAAGTGTGATTTTATTCATTCTAAAAATACTGATATCCCATTTACAAATTGGAAAGGTCCCTTTAGAAAATCGAAGTCTCTGCAAGCTGAAAGATTTTGGCGTGCCTTTTTTCTAACTAGCACCGAAAATCCAGAAGCTTTTTGGAAAAGGTGTGGCGCATGTAATAGAATATTACCTTTTCATTCATTTAGCAAACATGTTAACTGGGGTCCTCTAGAAAGGCAAATGGAATGTAGAGCATGTAAAGGTGCAATTAATGCAGAGTTGAATCCTAAAAGGACCAAACAACAATTGCATGAATCCTCCATTAGGAGAAGAATAGCTGACATTCTAGTTGCCGAAGAAAATGAGAAAATTGATATAAAAAAATTATTTGAAAGATTTGATAACAAATGCTTTAAGACAAAAAAAACATTGGATATAAGTAAGCGTAACACCTGGGCAATAGATCATATCCTTCCTTCAAAATATCTGTATCCTCTTAAGGTTTCTAATGCTGCATTATTGTCAAAAGAAGCCAATGAGAACAAAAGAGATCAATTGCCAAGCAAATTCTATACTAACAACGAACTTATTGAATTAGCTAAAATAACTGGTGCGGATTTAACGCTGTTAACTAGTGAAGTACCAATTATCAATACAAATATTGACGTTAATAAATGTGTAGAAAGATATTTAAAAGTGCGGGAAAAATCTAATCTTAAAAAAAGAATTGGAGAATTGAAAAAATTACTAGTCTCCTATGATTTAATTCAACTTCTTTCAAAGGAAAATAAGAAATTGTTAGGCATTAAAGAGTAGCCTAATTCTTTTTAAGAAAAAGATACTGATGAACTTTAACAGAACCTTGATCCTTAATACCGAAGTTTTCATTATCGGTAACTTTTTCATTAAAATACCCGATAATATTAAAATTGGGCTGTGCATATGGAATAAGCATTTCAGCCATATTTGCTTTTTTTGAAAAGCCTAGATGTAAAATTATATGTCCTTCCTTTTTAAGAAGGCTAGACATCAAATTAAAAAATTTGGTATATATACCTATATCTCGCACTTGTTTAGTCTCTAAGAATAATTCTTTTTTTGATTTAAAGTCATCTTGTTCCCATCCTGCAAACCACATGCGAATCCAATTAGCCATATAGAACTTTGTAGAATCATAAAAAGGTGGAGATGTTATTACGATATCGACACTTTCGTTTTTTACTTTTTTATCTAATTCAGCATAGTCTCCTTGAAAGACACTATATTTAACATTTTTCCAATTCGCTTTGTCAACTACTGCCCTAGTTACTTTTTCATTTAATTTTTCAATAAGATTTTTATTAATAAATTCTCCTTTAGGCGCGAAAGGTGTTATTGGATGTGAGGTTCTCGATAAAGCATATGGTCTGTTGCCATGTAAAATATGCAGTAAACTCGAAAATACAAATGAGTGATTTTCTTCAAATTCAACTTCATTTAAAAAGTATTTTCTTGCTGAAATAATCTGCTTAAATGTTTCCTGTTGGTAATAATCACTTAATTTTTTATTAAATCCAAAGTCGTTTCTTATCAATTCTTCATCTTGAACTTCATGTTCATTAATATAAATTTTTAGATTATTTATTATTTCATAACATTTTGATGCATCTACTTTACCAACTTTCGCCAATGTATTTGAATATGCTAATTTACTTAAGTCATTCGCTATGATTCTCCTATTATTCAAGATTGCTTCAAGAGGTATTGTTCCAACACCTGCAAGCGGGTCAAGTACTACATCATTTTCTTTAGTAAAATAGTTCACTAAATAGTAAGCTATTGAGGGCTTCAATTTCCCTTGATAAGAACACAATGAATGGAGCCTACTACCCCAATTTCTTTTAGAATATGGAAATCTTCTATAAGGTAGTTCGTCCCTAAAATTTTTCCAGTTTTTTATAATTATATCTTCGTCTTTGACCGCAATATTGAACATACCGCTACTATATTTAGTCGGACTTTTTTCATCCTTTGTGAAATGAATTAACCATTGTCCAAGCTGTTTCCCATTCTTTGAGAATCTATTTCTAATTTTAGTTTTTTTAACCAAACTAAAACCTTCTCTTACTCCCATATTCTCGAAGAGTATATCAGTAGGTATATGTACATTATTAAAGATTGAATCTCCTATATCAAAATAAAAATTACCACCGTTTTCAAGGATTTTATAAAGGTTTTTAAACACTTTTTGCATATCATAAAAATAATGTTCTACAAGTCTTGGTATTCTTTTATCGTAATTGTTTTCTTCAAGATTTTCAATAATTTCATTCAATTGGTCAATTTCATTTTTTTCAAGTTTCTTTTTGTTACTTACGTTATTTATTCCAGCAGTAATAGCATCTTGTCTTAATTTTTTCATTTCAGCTTCTTGGTTTACCAATTCTAAGAACAACAATTCTAATTTCGTATTACGAAAATAATTGGTCCCATTTACATATGGAGGCGATGTTACGATTGTATCAAAATGTTCGGCATATTTACCAATATCTCCTTTCGCATCGTTTGATACGAGAAATGCATTATTACACTTCTTAATTTCTAAGTTAATCAAGTCATTTATAGCAGAATCCACTTTTTCCTTAAAAAGCCCAAAGACATCTTCATCAATTTCATTAAATTCCTTCCCTTTTTTATATCTTAAATCCGCCCGTCTTATCATATTGGATTCTTTAACAATTATTGAACTTAACAAAAGCATTAGAAAACG
It contains:
- a CDS encoding DNA methyltransferase, which codes for MSQYYKSISYPKIYNDDNETKLIRLALNENEKEFIDIIKDLSSAQMRALLDNKSYEDLEDIANSERRSLSNACTFLIREKLTKYNINNRNQLDLFLAGTDILEFNPSSGTFKNNKEKGIFNWYPYVEGFSYDFIEKIFDHNILHPKSVYDPFAGTGTTILVSVLNKIKSGYSEINPLMRFIISTKIESIQSRDFIVKKESKLIYSLCDLMGRGYNGRVEFNESENMLLTNGFFEESILKKLVQLKRKINESSLSSISKRFLMLLLSSIIVKESNMIRRADLRYKKGKEFNEIDEDVFGLFKEKVDSAINDLINLEIKKCNNAFLVSNDAKGDIGKYAEHFDTIVTSPPYVNGTNYFRNTKLELLFLELVNQEAEMKKLRQDAITAGINNVSNKKKLEKNEIDQLNEIIENLEENNYDKRIPRLVEHYFYDMQKVFKNLYKILENGGNFYFDIGDSIFNNVHIPTDILFENMGVREGFSLVKKTKIRNRFSKNGKQLGQWLIHFTKDEKSPTKYSSGMFNIAVKDEDIIIKNWKNFRDELPYRRFPYSKRNWGSRLHSLCSYQGKLKPSIAYYLVNYFTKENDVVLDPLAGVGTIPLEAILNNRRIIANDLSKLAYSNTLAKVGKVDASKCYEIINNLKIYINEHEVQDEELIRNDFGFNKKLSDYYQQETFKQIISARKYFLNEVEFEENHSFVFSSLLHILHGNRPYALSRTSHPITPFAPKGEFINKNLIEKLNEKVTRAVVDKANWKNVKYSVFQGDYAELDKKVKNESVDIVITSPPFYDSTKFYMANWIRMWFAGWEQDDFKSKKELFLETKQVRDIGIYTKFFNLMSSLLKKEGHIILHLGFSKKANMAEMLIPYAQPNFNIIGYFNEKVTDNENFGIKDQGSVKVHQYLFLKKN
- a CDS encoding GIY-YIG nuclease family protein encodes the protein MYYVYFLKSRMSSFRYVGYTSNIDQRFKEHNSGMNKSTKPYLPFELDAFVAVQTK